The Tolypothrix sp. PCC 7712 region CAGCATCTTTTAAAAACTCATCCCAGGAAAGTAGAAGGTTATGCCAATAGTATAAATTTCGTTCAGCAGTTTTCTTGGGAAAATCGAGCCGCTAAAATTTTAAGTTACGTTGATAAATCTTTGCTTCCGCCCTTAATTGCTTAAGTACTTTTAATTAATTATGAATATTAAAACTATCGGGATGATTAGCAGCTATCGAGGTCTAGAAAATAGAGCCGATTGGCTGTGGCAGCAAAGTCCCAAGCCATTTGGAATGTGGGGAAATATCCAAATGCGTGCGCCAGAAGTTAAACCAGATTTTCTACTCATGTATCAGTTTGATTTTATCCAACCATCTCCCCAACAATCTTGGTTAGATAAGTTCCGTAAACGTCAAGCAGAGTCAACAACAGTAGATATTAATTCTTTACTTCGTGGTGTGAGTAAAGAAAGAATTATGTATTTATTGAGGGAACCACCGTTAGAGGAAATTATCGAGATTACTAATCGTAATTATCAGCAAGCTCAAAATTATTGTGGCTATGTTTCTGGCCCCGATGACTTTGCTCCAACTCCCGATTATATGCCTGCGATTTGGTACCATTCTAATTCCTTTCAGGATTTAGATGAAATGCCATGCCCTCCGAAAGTTTCTACTTGTAGTTGGATTACTTCTGGAATTAGTCGCACAGCCAATCATCGCCAACGTTTAGAATTTTTACGTTCTTTACAATCAAATGGATTGAAGTTTGATTTGTACGGTCGAAATTTACCTGCATGGGCAAATATTACCGGAGAACTAAGTAATAAATGGTATGGAATGGCACCATATTTTTACAACTTAGCGATTGAAAATTATACTGGTAATAATTGGTATGTCAGTGAGAAACTTTGGGATAGTTTATTGGCTTGGTGCTTACCAATTTACTATGGAGGCCCTGCTGCTGATAAATTATTACCTCCTGGTAGTTTTTTAAGATTACCTAGCTTAGATAAAAAAGGTCTTGCTTACATTCAAGAAGTAACTGCTACTCCCGATGCGTGGTATGCAGCTAAAGATGCGATCGCAGAAGCACGTCAAATCATTTTACATAAACTCAATCTGCTGAATTGGTTATCAAATTTTGTAGCTCAACACTCATAAAATATGAATGGTATTTGCACTCTGGCGAATGATTATGTTTTTGATCAATTGGTAGCTTTACTCAACAGTATTGATGCAATATTAGGTTCTGAAACTCCTGTCTGTATTTATCCTTTTGATGACCAGACACAACGAATTGCTGATGAAATTACTAAGCGACCTAATGTATTTATTTACAATAACCAAGAATCTATAAATTACTGGGATCAATTTATGGTGTCAGCTGCACCAGAAAGATTGAATCGTAGTCAATCCCGACTTTATGGCGCTCATCGTCGGTTTTGTGCCTTTGATGGCCCCTTTGAGAAATTTATATATTTAGATGCTGATACTTTAGTGATGAACTCACTAGCAACAGTATTTCAAAAATTAGATAGTTATGACTTTGTTGTCTATGACTTTCAATTTAAAGATGTTAGTAAAGTATATAATGTTGATTCTCCGCAATTACTAGAAGTTTTTGCCAAAGAACGGATAAATTCAGAGATATTTTGTTCTGGATTTTATGCTTCTAAAAAAGGTGTATTTTCAAAAGAGCAGATAAAATCTCTAATACTGTCTCTGCAAAATGATGAAAGAGACATATTATATCAAGGTGCTGGCGAACAGCCTTTAATTAACTACATGGTGATGAAATCTCACCTTTCTATTTATAATTTTGCTCAACAATTACCATCTCATGAAGTAACAGGATGTTCTGTCGGCTCTAAGCACTTTGAAGAAAAAGAGCATATTCTTTATGACAAAGGTAATCGACTAACTTATCTTCATTATATTGGTGTACCTCCTAATATCCATCAAGCTGTATGTACTGGTGAGAATATTGATTTTCCTTATAGAGATTTATTTCTCTACTATCGCTACTTACATGAGCCAGAAAAACGTCCACTATTTCATGATCACCCTAGACCTTATGACGCTCCACCACCAAATTTATTCACTAGAGCTTTGAGAAAATTAAAATTAATTAACCAAGGATAATTTATGAGTAGGGGAATTTATATCGTTGCTAACGACCGAGTAATGGATAATGCGATCGCTTTACTCAATAGTATTCGATTTTACGATCCGGAAGTTCCAGTTTATCTCATACCTTTTAATGAAAACTATCACAAAGTTGCAGAGAAACTTAGCACTTTACATAATGTCCAATTGTTCCCAAACTTAGAATTGATTGAGCAATTCACCAACCGCATAGGTGAAATATTTGATCGAGATTTTCTGGCTTTACCCAACAAAATGCGTAAGCTGGTAGCATGGTTTGGCCCTTTAGATGAATTTATTTATATTGATACAGATATTGTCGTTTTTGAAAAAATTGCTGACAATTTAGACAAACTTGCAGAAGTCGATTTTTTCTGCTGCGATTATCATCATGCTAATGACAAGTTACGCAACATTTTTTCGCCATTAGTAATAGAACAGCAAATTTTTTCTGATACGCAATTAGAAGATGTTTTTAACAGTGGCTTTTGGGCTTCATGCAAGGGAGCTATTACTGAGCAACAGATGGATGAAACTTTGCGTGAATGTGCTGCTCATCGTGAATATTTCGATTTTACCGAAGGAGTTACAGACCAACCAATTTTAAATTATTTGGTTCTCAAACTTATTGCCAAACGCGGTAATCTTGTGAAAATTCCTGGCGGGGGGCCTGGTAGTTGGGCTGGTTCTCGCAATTTTCAACAGCAAGGATATACCCTCCATGACAGAGGACAACGACTGAAATATCTACATTGGGCGGGAACTAAGATAAAAGCTGGTAGCCCTTATTGGGAATTGTGGGAACATTATCGCTACCTTCATGAGGGGAAATTTGCTTTTATCCCCAAACTCACTCGCCGTTTCTTTCCCTTTGTTGCTACTCGCAATTAATATCAGGAGTACTTTCATGGTAGATGGTATTTATACCCTCGCTAATGATGTGGTTTATGACCAATTAGTTGCTTTACTCAATAGCATTGAAGCTAACGCCGGCAGAAAAATTCCGGTTTGTGTCATTCCATATAATGAGCAGTTAGATAAAGTTAAGGCAGAGGTTGCAACTAGAGATAATGTAACTTTATTTGAGGATTATACTTCTATAGATTACTGGGATAATTTTGCCACACAGGTATGGGAGAACTATCCCAGAGCACAAAAAACTTGGCGAGAATGGGGATTTCCAGAACTCTATCGTCTACCTATGCATCGCAAATTATGTGCCTTAGATGGTGGATTTGATAGATTTATTTATTTTGACGCTGATACTCTATTAATGGGGCCTATTGACTATATATATTTAAAGTTAGATCAATATGATTGGGTAACAAACGATTTTCAGTATAAATCTGATTTGAAATATGTGTTTGATGGCCCATCAGAGTTAATCCAACAGATTTTTCCAACAGAAAAATTACCATCTCATATATTTTGTGCAGGATGGTTTGGTGCAAAAAAACAAATTTTTACCCAAGCCACTTTAGAAAGTTTATTAAATAAACTAAAGTCTGGTGAAGCGGATGTCATGGCTTTAGGAGGCCCTGACCAATCTTTATTTAACTACTTAGTATTGAGAAGTGGAATTTCTTATTATAATTTTGCTTGTCATGAATATGAGAAGGCAACTGGTAATCACTGGAGTTCTAAATTTGATGTTCTAGAAAATGTTCTTTACGACCAAGGAAGAAGGCTAACATACTTACACTATATGAGTATCGGTGCATCAGCTTTTAGTAAACTTTGTGCAGGTGAATATATCAATATTCCGTATCGAGAAGTGTTTTTACATTATCGTTATTTAAAATCACCAGAAACTAGACCACAAAGCTTTAAGCGTCCCAGCTTGATTTTAAAGTTGCAACAAAATACTACAGATTTCTTCAAGCAAAAAATCGCCAATATTAAGCTCAATTATCGCAATTTTAGAGATAGTATCACTTGATAGATAGGATGTCATAGATTGTAAAATGAATGCTCAGTCAGGTGCGTTAGCGTTGGCTAACGCACCTGAAAGATTATAGACTATTATTAGTGGTAATTAGCGGTAATAAAAATTAAAATTATTCAAACTTACTATTCTTAAATAGAGATAACGATAATAATAACCAATAAATTTTTTAAGTCTGCGCTTTATTTTTTGCAATATAGAGCTTTGGCGATATTCAATCGTTTCATGTTGCTGAAAATAAATTAAAGTATCATCTGCATTTGCTTGACCTTTTTTGATTTTCTGCCTTTGCACCCAATCTTTAAAATAAACAATCCCCTGCATAGCATCCCATTGAACTTGTAACCCCGCCTTAGCAGCAGCCATTCCTATTGCATAGCCTTCTGCACCATAAAATCCATTTAACTCACAGTAAAGTGCGATATTGTTCCAGTGTTTGAGAAATTCTATTTCTTTTCCATCTTGCCTCGTAATGACAAATAGCATTTCCATCACAAACTGGATGTTAGTATCTTCTAAATCTAAATCTAGCTTTTTCGCTAACTTTCGCAGAATTTCTATATCTCTACTTCGCTTTGGTTTATATTTATCATTTACTGAATCAATATAAACTTGATTATGCTTGGCAATACTAGTGCAACTTACAGCAGTTATACCAGGCAGCCATGTCATTTCTGATAGAAACTTATCTAATATTCTGATATCTGCATCTACAAATATACAAGTATTAAATAGTGATATAGCTTTGGCAATTACAAATCTTTTATCATGGTAACAACCAATACTCTGCTGCTGATGTTTAAAAGCTAGAACATTAGGATATTTACTAAATTCTTGGGGCTTATCTGTTAAAATAAGTAAATATATGCCTGGTAAATTTTTCTCAATATCTTGAGCCAATAGGAGAGCATGAGAGCGGTATCTTTCACCTAAGGCTAAAGTACAAAAACAAACTTCTTGTTGCTCTTGCTGCATTGGTTTTAAGTTGCTATATAACATACTAAAAGTATGAATTTTTATTGTCTGAGCATCTAACTAAGTATTATTTTTACATAAACAATACATTCATGCTATGGTGATATTACGTATTGTGCAACTATTTTGAAACTTGAATTTTCATTAGTCAGCAATAATAAATATCAAAATAGTAAATATTTAAAAAATTAAATTACTACCCAGTAATTTATCATTTCAGTTAATAAGTAATAATTATCAAAGCCTTTTTTCAAAATGGTATTAGATGATGGGAATTCATTTATAACAAACAAAAATAGCTGCTAGATACTGATGTCTAGCAGCTATTTTTATTAATAGTAGGAGTAAATTTTGCGGTCTCTAAGATAAAGAATCTAAATCCAGAGATTGCATACCTTGGCGTTCTACAAACTCCAGCATACTTCCCAATTGCCACCAAACTAACAAACAAGTGAACAAACTCATTGGCAAGCCAATACCTAAAGCTAGGATTGGGGGAAAGCCAAATATCTCGAAACCGGAACAAAGAAACAGGCAAACACCACCTGTGATGCCCAAAAATGGGACAATCAGTTGCTTCCAGGCGGAAGGCGGTTTGATATTTTCTGCGCTCTTGTTTGGCCATTTCTGAACAATTACTTTTAAAGTACCAGATAAGGCGATTCCAGAAGTTATAGCGATTAATAAACCAACAACTAGTAGGACATACGGTGGATGCAGAGGGTAATAGTACATGAAAACTCCTTATTGGCAGAGAAATTTAAAAGTAATTGTGGTTTGAGTTGTTAGTTTTGGTTTAGTGCTGAATTACCACCAAAAGTCATAAATGATGTTGCTCTTGGTAGAATTGCGGCTGCACCTTCTCTCGATAACTCTGTTAAAAAGCCGATCGCAACATTCAATAAACGATTTG contains the following coding sequences:
- a CDS encoding glycosyltransferase family 10 domain-containing protein: MNIKTIGMISSYRGLENRADWLWQQSPKPFGMWGNIQMRAPEVKPDFLLMYQFDFIQPSPQQSWLDKFRKRQAESTTVDINSLLRGVSKERIMYLLREPPLEEIIEITNRNYQQAQNYCGYVSGPDDFAPTPDYMPAIWYHSNSFQDLDEMPCPPKVSTCSWITSGISRTANHRQRLEFLRSLQSNGLKFDLYGRNLPAWANITGELSNKWYGMAPYFYNLAIENYTGNNWYVSEKLWDSLLAWCLPIYYGGPAADKLLPPGSFLRLPSLDKKGLAYIQEVTATPDAWYAAKDAIAEARQIILHKLNLLNWLSNFVAQHS
- a CDS encoding Npun_R2821/Npun_R2822 family protein, encoding MNGICTLANDYVFDQLVALLNSIDAILGSETPVCIYPFDDQTQRIADEITKRPNVFIYNNQESINYWDQFMVSAAPERLNRSQSRLYGAHRRFCAFDGPFEKFIYLDADTLVMNSLATVFQKLDSYDFVVYDFQFKDVSKVYNVDSPQLLEVFAKERINSEIFCSGFYASKKGVFSKEQIKSLILSLQNDERDILYQGAGEQPLINYMVMKSHLSIYNFAQQLPSHEVTGCSVGSKHFEEKEHILYDKGNRLTYLHYIGVPPNIHQAVCTGENIDFPYRDLFLYYRYLHEPEKRPLFHDHPRPYDAPPPNLFTRALRKLKLINQG
- a CDS encoding Npun_R2821/Npun_R2822 family protein, whose product is MSRGIYIVANDRVMDNAIALLNSIRFYDPEVPVYLIPFNENYHKVAEKLSTLHNVQLFPNLELIEQFTNRIGEIFDRDFLALPNKMRKLVAWFGPLDEFIYIDTDIVVFEKIADNLDKLAEVDFFCCDYHHANDKLRNIFSPLVIEQQIFSDTQLEDVFNSGFWASCKGAITEQQMDETLRECAAHREYFDFTEGVTDQPILNYLVLKLIAKRGNLVKIPGGGPGSWAGSRNFQQQGYTLHDRGQRLKYLHWAGTKIKAGSPYWELWEHYRYLHEGKFAFIPKLTRRFFPFVATRN
- a CDS encoding Npun_R2821/Npun_R2822 family protein, with protein sequence MVDGIYTLANDVVYDQLVALLNSIEANAGRKIPVCVIPYNEQLDKVKAEVATRDNVTLFEDYTSIDYWDNFATQVWENYPRAQKTWREWGFPELYRLPMHRKLCALDGGFDRFIYFDADTLLMGPIDYIYLKLDQYDWVTNDFQYKSDLKYVFDGPSELIQQIFPTEKLPSHIFCAGWFGAKKQIFTQATLESLLNKLKSGEADVMALGGPDQSLFNYLVLRSGISYYNFACHEYEKATGNHWSSKFDVLENVLYDQGRRLTYLHYMSIGASAFSKLCAGEYINIPYREVFLHYRYLKSPETRPQSFKRPSLILKLQQNTTDFFKQKIANIKLNYRNFRDSIT